In the genome of Lactuca sativa cultivar Salinas chromosome 3, Lsat_Salinas_v11, whole genome shotgun sequence, the window TTTCCCTAGATTTTTCTCTATTAAATCGTTCTTTCTGCATTAAGTAAATAAAAATAATCATTCTTTCTACAATattgtactttttttttttcttattaggacatttTGCTTTGAAAAATCTACTCAAATATAGCAAGGATAATTGCTTTGCAATAAAAGTAAGATACAAATAAACGTAAGAACATTTCTATTGTTTGTAACTAACCCTATATTATAATCAGACAATCACTACCAAAATAACTGATGCTCACAAATATATTGAAGAATATTTTATATAACAGGTCATATGATCCAATAGCAAGATGTTTGCGTATGATTGAAAATTATAAGACTTGAAGCAACTAACCTCAAGAATAGCTGCCAAATGATTATAAAGCTGTGATGTAGGTTTTGTAAGAAACATTGCAAGAACACCATTTTCCCTTTCCTTTTCTTCAGAATAAAACCTCCTATAAATTTCTACCCCTGAAATCACATGGTAATTATTGTCATTGTCAAGACATTTAGCTGCTATTGATTTAGTTATTAGGTCATAGAAACAATGCAGATATTAATAAATCAGAGATAATTACCTTCTTCAACAGTTTCTACACCTGGTAGAACTTTAGCAAGATCCTCAGTTGCTAACATGTCAGAAAATGAACCATAGCAATGAACATCATGAACTTGAAGCAACAAACATTTGTTGAAGAGAACCAAAGATCCTGATTCAATACTGATAATTAAAACCCATCAGGAATTGAGAGAAGCAATTATTAGTAAAGGGTTATTAAGTAACCCGATAACACAATTATAGGTTTTTTCGAAGCAAAACTTAAACCTGAAATAGATTACATATAAATCTGCATATTAGTCCATCAAAATGAACAATATATTTGCATATGTTAATAACTTTTTTACATATACCGGTTGTAGTCACCACCAGCACACCTTCCTTCAATTGTTTTCTTCCCATCTACAAGTATATGTAAACAGTTTGAGAGATAAGCTTCTTATCAGATGAGTACAATGATAGAGAAGAATCAAATGTTATGCAGTTATGCTGGGACCTTTGATTTGTGAGAAAAAGGGCTCCTGAACATGAAGTCCAAACTCCACAGTCTCCAGCATCTGATTGTGAGATGAAATTATAACCCGGTAAAGATAAAGGAAAGAAGAAAATGGAAGCTTCTGTTAAAGAATATGAACTGAATGATGTTACAGAGGAGAACATACATTTACTAGATCGGATCCTTTTTCCAGGATAAACTTATTCCACTCGCGTTCTTTCTGTTTCATGGAAGAATCTTCATGGATCAAGGGAATATTGGCATTCATACTATGAACAGCCCCGTTGGATATCGATTTGCACAAAGCTGATGCTAAGTGCTTGTATAAGGGATATGGAGGAACACCTTCCGACAGATCTGCAACAAGTTTCAGCCGATTACCAGGCTAACTGATAACTATCAAACTCCAACATTCGTCcaattccaaaataattgaatTGAAACTAAACGCAATTGATGAAAGCCATTTATCTCAAATCAAAGGAAGTTTGGACACTCAAAGGGGGGAAATACCGATTTTTTTAGGAAGGAAAGTACTTCAAATCAAAGGAAGTTT includes:
- the LOC111898331 gene encoding uncharacterized protein LOC111898331 isoform X6, producing the protein MEEQRQPSSPEMAKFQLKDTIEALLKLTLTLSIEESLDLGLSKEFCSNLLKDDEDDHTYPSSTSNTDLSEGVPPYPLYKHLASALCKSISNGAVHSMNANIPLIHEDSSMKQKEREWNKFILEKGSDLVNMLETVEFGLHVQEPFFSQIKDGKKTIEGRCAGGDYNRYIIESGSLVLFNKCLLLQVHDVHCYGSFSDMLATEDLAKVLPGVETVEEGVEIYRRFYSEEKERENGVLAMFLTKPTSQLYNHLAAILEALHYEGVTRLFGISHTVGTIPDALPLPRSSLLSAFLTPHNPNVKTSILSDGARALAKHVNRSNGKFWGSFAGNVHWIS
- the LOC111898331 gene encoding uncharacterized protein LOC111898331 isoform X5; translated protein: MEEQRQPSSPEMAKFQLKDTIEALLKLTLTLSIEESLDLGLSKEFCSNLLKDDEDDHTYPSSTSNTDLSEGVPPYPLYKHLASALCKSISNGAVHSMNANIPLIHEDSSMKQKEREWNKFILEKGSDLVNMLETVEFGLHVQEPFFSQIKDGKKTIEGRCAGGDYNRYIIESGSLVLFNKCLLLQVHDVHCYGSFSDMLATEDLAKVLPGVETVEEGVEIYRRFYSEEKERENGVLAMFLTKPTSQLYNHLAAILEALHYEGVTRLFGISHTVGTIPDALPLPRSSLLSAFLTPHNPNVKTSILSDGARALAKHVNRSNGKFWGSFAGNASMMRVFTSFYTYKRFRECLCPNFCPIDINLGRLIDDTNTLYNLFCFVMF